A single genomic interval of Rhododendron vialii isolate Sample 1 chromosome 3a, ASM3025357v1 harbors:
- the LOC131319786 gene encoding glutamate synthase 1 [NADH], chloroplastic-like isoform X1: MSVASSFLQTRTSPALFPPITKPFVNNQFHLSRIGLERRFYGLQSCGGERRLHLWQSEGPCRDPKLRVVVRSALSQVPEKPLGLYDPSFDKDSCGVGFVAELSAQMSRKTVTDGLEMLVRMSHRGACGCETNTGDGAGILVALPHEFYNEVTKDVGFELPPPGEYAVGMFFLPTSENRREQSKIVFAKVAESLGHTVLGWRSVPTDNLGLGESAKQTEPVIEQVFLTPTTRSKADFEQQLYILRRLSMVAIRAALNLQHGGVKDFYICSLSSRTVVYKGQLKPDQLKEYYYADLGDERFTSYMALVHSRFSTNTFPSWDRAQPMRLLGHNGEINTLRGNVNWMRAREGLLKCKELGLSKDEMKKLLPIADASSSDSGSFDGVLELLVRAGRSLPEAMMMMIPEAWQRDENMDPDRKALYEYFSALMEPWDGPALMSFSDGRYLGATLDRNGLRPGRFYITHSGRVIMASEVGVVDIPDEDVCAKGRLSPGMMLLVDFDKHVVVDDGALKQQYSLARPYGEWIKRQKIVLSDIVESVSESERVPPAIAGVLPASNDDDNMENMGIHGLLAPLKAFGYTVESLEMLLLPMAKDGVEALGSMGNDAPLAVMSNREKLTFEYFKQMFAQVTNPPIDPIREKIVTSMECMIGPEGDLTETCEEQCHRLSLKGPLLSIEQMEAIKKMDYRGWRSKVIDITYSKKCGRKGLEKTLDRICLEAHDAIKEGYTTVVLSDRAFSSNRVAVSSLLAVGAVHHHLVRNLERTRIGLVVESAEPREVHHFCTLVGFGADAICPYLAVEAIWRLQVDAKIPPKASGELRSKEELVKKYFKASNYGMMKVLAKMGISTLASYKGAQIFEAVGLSSEVMERCFAGTPSRVEGATFEVLALDALKLHELAFPKRLFPPGSAEDVSLPNPGDYHWRKDGEAHLNDPFAIAKLQEAAKGNSVVAYKEYSKRIQELNKTSNLRGLLKFKEAKVKVPLDEVEPASEIVKRFCTGAMSYGSISLEAHTTLAMAMNKIGGKSNTGEGGEIPSRMEPLPDGSMNPKRSAIKQIASGRFGVSIYYLSNADEIQIKMAQGAKPGEGGELPGHKVIGDIAETRNSTAGVGLISPPPHHDIYSIEDLAQLIHDLKNANPGARISVKLVSEAGVGVIASGVVKGHADHVLISGHDGGTGAARWTGIKNAGLPWELGLAETHQTLVANDLRGRTVLQVDGQLKTGRDVAIAALLGSEEFGFSTAPLITLGCIMMRKCHKNTCPVGIATQDPVLREKFAGEPEHVINFFFLLAEEVREIMSQLGFRTIKEMVGRSDMLEMDMEVAKGNEKLKNIDLSLLLRPAADIRPGAAQYCVQKQDHGLDMALDNKLINLSKAALDKGLPVYIETPICNVNRAVGTMLSNEVTKRYHLEGLPADKIHIKLNGSAGQSLGAFLAPGITLELEGDSNDYVGKGLSGGKIVVYPPKGSKFDPKENIVIGNVALYGATRGEAYFNGMAAERFCVRNSGVKAVVEGVGDHGCEYMTGGIVVVLGKTGRNFAAGMSGGVAYVLDTDAKFQSRCNLELVDLDKVDEVEDIMTLRMLIQQHQRHTNSQLAREVLADFDNILPKFVKVFPRDYKRVLAIMKEKSVTKEAEAANAKQADEKEEAELQEKDGFEELKKLAALSSNGTGSQKVEEAEPVKRPTQVPDAVKHRGFIAYERKGVAYRDPNVRMSDWKEVMEEKKSSALLKTQSARCMDCGTPFCHQENSGCPLGNKIPEFNELVYQNRWREALDRLLETNNFPEFTGRVCPAPCEGSCVLGINENPVSIKSIECAIIDKAFEEGWMVPRPPLKRTRKRVVVVGSGPAGLAAADQLNKKGHFVTVFERSNRIGGLMMYGVPNMKIEKWVVQRRVDLMQKEGINFVVNADIGKDPLYSLDRLREENDAIVLAVGATIPRDLPVPGRELSGVHFAMEFLHSNTKSLLDSNLEDGKYISAKGKKVVVIGGGDTGTDCIGTSIRHGCSSVLNLEILSEPPQTRAPGNPWPQWPRILRVDYGHEEAAAKFGKDPRSYEVLTKRFVGENGVVKGLEIVRVQWEKDASGKFQLKEVEGSEEIIEADLVLLAMGFLGPESTLADKLGLERDNRSNFKAEYGRFSTSLDGVFAAGDCRRGQSLVVWAITEGRQAAAQVDKYLTREEEEEDQTINQLRPDDIVTRQQDSIKETVMSLFKLQLFLLFFSRGMF, from the exons ATGTCTGTAGCTTCGAGTTTTCTCCAGACTCGAACAAGCCCGGCTCTGTTCCCTCCGATTACCAAGCCTTTTGTTAACAACCAGTTCCACTTGAGCAGAATTGGTCTGGAGAGGAGATTCTATGGGTTGCAATCGTGTGGGGGCGAGAGAAGACTGCATCTATGGCAATCGGAGGGGCCCTGTCGTGATCCGAAGCTCAGAGTGGTGGTGCGGTCGGCATTGTCTCAAGTTCCCGAAAAGCCCCTGGGTCTATACGATCCCTCGTTCGATAAGGACTCGTGTGGGGTCGGATTCGTCGCCGAATTATCCGCCCAAATGAGCCGGAAAACG GTGAcggatgggttggagatgctggTGCGTATGTCGCACAGGGGAGCTTGTGGGTGCGAGACTAATACCGGTGATGGGGCCGGGATTCTCGTTGCTCTTCCTCACGAGTTCTATAACGAG GTCACTAAGGATGTGGGGTTTGAGCTACCACCGCCAGGGGAATACGCTGTGGGCATGTTCTTCCTGCCTACCTCTGAAAATCGAAGGGAACAAAGCAAAATTGTGTTTGCAAAG GTTGCGGAATCGCTTGGGCATACGGTTCTTGGTTGGCGATCTGTGCCGACAGATAACTTAGGATTGGGTGAGTCAGCAAAGCAGACTGAACCTGTTATTGAGCAAGTGTTTCTTACACCCACTACCAGGTCAAAAGCTGATTTTGAGCAACAG TTATACATATTAAGGAGGCTTTCAATGGTAGCAATTCGAGCTGCATTAAACCTTCAACATGGCGGAGTGAAGGACTTCTATATATGCTCCCTTTCCTCGAG GACTGTTGTCTATAAAGGTCAGTTGAAGCCCGACCAGTTGAAGGAATATTATTATGCTGACCTTGGCGATGAAAGGTTTACGAGCTACATGGCCCTG GTACACTCAAGATTCTCAACAAACACATTTCCTAGCTGGGATCGCGCTCAGCCAATGCGTCTATTAGGTCATAATGGGGAAATCAACACACTTCGTGGAAACGTAAACTG GATGAGGGCTCGCGAAGGCCTTCTGAAGTGCAAGGAGCTTGGATTGTCAAAGGATGAGATGAAGAAGCTTCTACCCATAGCAGACGCCAGCTCATCTGACTCAG GGTCTTTTGACGGTGTTCTGGAGCTTTTGGTCCGAGCTGGTAGAAGTCTTCCTGAAgctatgatgatgatgattccTGAAGCCTGGCAAAGGGACGAGAATATGGATCCTGATCGCAAAGCATTGTATGAATACTTTTCAGCCCTCATGGAACCATGGGATGGTCCTGCTTTGATGTCAT TTTCTGATGGCCGTTATCTTGGAGCTACACTGGACCGAAATGGACTGCGTCCAGGTCGATTTTATATTACACACAGTGGACGGGTTATAATGGCAAGTGAAGTTGGAGTAGTTGATATTCCAGATGAAGATGTGTGTGCGAAAGGAAGACTTAGCCCTGGCATGATGCTTCTGGTGGATTTTGATAAGCATGTTGTTGTCGATGATGGAGCATTGAAGCAACAGTATTCGCTTGCAAGACCTTACGGAGAGTGGATCAAAAGGCAAAAGATAGTGCTGAGTGACATAGTAGAATCTGTTAGTGAATCTGAGAGGGTTCCTCCGGCTATAGCAGGAGTTTTGCCC GCATCGAATGATGACGACAACATGGAAAATATGGGCATTCATGGTTTGTTGGCTCCACTGAAGGCTTTTGG TTACACTGTTGAATCCCTGGAGATGCTGCTACTGCCAATGGCAAAAGACGGTGTTGAGGCCCTGGGTTCCATGGGAAATGATGCTCCTTTGGCTGTGATGTCCAATCGGGAGAAACTCACATTTGAATATTTCAAGCAGATGTTTGCTCAAGTTACAAACCCTCCTATTGATCCCATTAGGGAGAAGATAGTCACCTCCATGGAGTGCATGATTGGTCCTGAAGGTGATCTCACTGAGACGTGTGAAGAACAATGCCACCGCCTCTCGCTAAAAGGTCCCCTTCTATCCATTGAACAAATGGAAGCAATAAAAAAGATGGATTATAGAGGATGGCGCAGCAAAGTTATCGACATAACATACTCTAAGAAGTGTGGTAGGAAAGGTTTGGAGAAGACATTGGATAGGATATGTTTGGAAGCTCATGATGCAATTAAGGAGGGATACACAACGGTGGTGCTCTCCGACAGAG CCTTTTCATCCAATCGTGTTGCTGTAAGCTCACTTTTGGCGGTGGGTGCTGTCCATCATCATCTAGTCAGAAACCTTGAACGAACTCGGATTGGCTTAGTTGTAGAGTCTGCTGAGCCTCGAGAAGTGCACCACTTTTGTACATTAGTTGGATTTGGCGCAGATGCTATATGCCCTTATTTGGCTGTAGAGGCAATTTGGAGACTGCAGGTTGATGCAAAAATTCCGCCAAAGGCAAGTGGTGAGTTGCGCTCTAAGGAAGAGCTGGTCAAGAAGTATTTCAAAGCAAGCAACTATGGTATGATGAAGGTTCTTGCCAAGATGGGGATATCTACTTTGGCCTCATACAAGGGTGCTCAGATATTTGAAGCAGTGGGCCTCTCATCAGAAGTAATGGAGAGGTGCTTCGCTGGAACTCCAAGCAGAGTTGAGGGGGCAACATTTGAAGTATTAGCCCTGGATGCGCTTAAGTTGCATGAGCTGGCCTTTCCTAAAAGGTTATTCCCTCCTGGGAGTGCAGAGGATGTATCATTGCCCAATCCTGGAGATTATCACTGGAGGAAAGATGGTGAGGCCCACCTGAATGACCCCTTCGCTATAGCTAAGCTGCAAGAGGCTGCCAAAGGTAATAGTGTAGTGGCGTATAAAGAATACTCTAAGCGCATACAGGAGCTAAACAAAACCAGTAATTTGCGGGGGCTATTGAAATTTAAAGAGGCAAAGGTGAAGGTTCCTTTAGATGAAGTCGAACCAGCCAGTGAGATAGTAAAGCGGTTTTGCACGGGAGCTATGAGTTATGGTTCGATATCATTGGAGGCACACACAACCCTTGCGATGGCTATGAATAAGATTGGAGGGAAGTCGAACACAG GTGAGGGAGGTGAGATCCCCTCCCGTATGGAGCCTCTTCCAGATGGTTCAATGAACCCGAAAAGGAGTGCAATTAAGCAGATTGCTAGTGGAAGATTCGGCGTTTCAATTTATTACCTCTCGAATGCTGATGAGATACAAATAAAAATGGCTCAG GGGGCCAAGCCTGGTGAAGGAGGTGAACTTCCAGGCCACAAAGTTATTGGAGATATTGCTGAAACTAGGAATTCCACTGCTGGCGTGGGACTCATCAGCCCACCTCCCCATCATGATATTTATTCAATTGAAGACCTCGCTCAATTGATTCACGATCTTAAG AATGCTAATCCAGGGGCTCGAATTAGCGTGAAGTTGGTGTCTGAAGCTGGAGTGGGAGTAATTGCAAGTGGAGTTGTGAAGGGGCATGCCGATCATGTCTTGATCTCAGGTCATGATGGAGGAACAGGTGCTGCCCGTTGGACTGGGATAAAAAATGCTGGTCTCCCTTGGGAACTTGGTCTTGCCGAAACCCACCAAACCCTAGTTGCTAATGACCTTCGTGGCCGAACAGTACTCCAGGTAGATGGCCAACTTAAAACTGGAAGGGATGTGGCCATTGCTGCGCTACTTGGTTCAGAGGAATTTGGTTTCAGTACAGCTCCCCTCATTACCCTTGGTTGTATCATGATGCGGAAGTGCCATAAAAATACTTGTCCAGTTGGAATTGCTACCCAAGATCCAGTACTGAGAGAGAAGTTTGCCGGAGAACCCGAGCACGTGattaactttttcttcttgctaGCAGAAGAGGTGCGAGAAATCATGTCTCAGCTTGGGTTTCGGACCATCAAGGAAATGGTTGGTCGTTCGGATATGCTTGAAATGGACATGGAAGTGGCAAAGGGCAACGAGAAGCTAAAGAATATCGATCTCTCACTATTACTTAGACCTGCTGCTGACATCCGCCCAGGAGCCGCCCAGTATTGTGTACAGAAACAAGATCATGGTTTGGACATGGCTTTGGACAACAAGCTCATAAATCTATCCAAAGCTGCTTTGGATAAAGGTCTACCTGTGTACATTGAAACACCAATTTGCAATGTGAATCGGGCAGTTGGAACAATGCTTAGCAATGAGGTCACAAAGCGCTATCATCTGGAGGGGCTTCCTGCTGATAAGATCCATATCAAACTCAATGGGAGTGCGGGCCAGAGCCTTGGAGCATTTCTCGCCCCTGGTATTACTTTGGAGCTCGAGGGTGATAGCAATGACTATGTTGGTAAAGGTCTATCAGGTGGCAAGATTGTTGTTTATCCTCCAAAAGGAAGCAAATTTGATCCCAAGGAAAACATTGTGATAGGTAATGTTGCTCTCTACGGCGCTACACGGGGGGAGGCTTATTTTAACGGAATGGCAGCAGAAAGAttttgtgtgcgtaattctgggGTAAAAGCAGTTGTAGAAGGTGTTGGTGATCACGGTTGTGAGTACATGACTGGTGGAATCGTTGTCGTGCTTGGGAAAACAGGGAGGAACTTTGCTGCAGGCATGAGTGGTGGTGTTGCCTATGTTCTTGATACGGACGCCAAGTTCCAATCCCGATGCAACCTTGAGCTGGTAGATCTTGATAAAGTTGATGAAGTAGAGGATATTATGACTCTAAGAATGTTGATACAGCAGCATCAGCGTCACACAAACAGCCAACTAGCCAGAGAAGTGCTTGCGGACTTTGATAATATCTTACCTAAATTTGTCAAGGTGTTCCCTAGAGATTATAAGCGGGTTCTTGCAATCATGAAGGAAAAATCAGTTACCAAAGAGGCTGAAGCTGCGAATGCTAAACAAGCTGACGAGAAAGAAGAGGCAGAATTGCAGGAGAAAGATGGTTTTGAAGAGCTTAAGAAGTTGGCAGCTTTGTCATCCAATGGGACAGGCAGTCAG AAAGTTGAAGAGGCTGAACCAGTGAAAAGGCCAACTCAAGTACCTGACGCTGTAAAACATAGGGGATTCATTGCTTATGAGCGTAAGGGTGTTGCTTACAGAGATCCTAATGTTCGGATGAGTGATTGGAAGGAGGTCATGGAAGAGAAAAAATCCAGCGCACTTCTAAAGACTCAATCTGCTCGCTGTATGGACTGTGGCACTCCCTTCTGCCACCAG GAGAATTCTGGGTGTCCTCTGGGTAATAAAATACCTGAATTCAACGAGTTGGTATACCAGAATAGGTGGCGCGAAGCATTGGATCGGCTTTTGGAGACTAATAATTTCCCGGAGTTTACTGGTCGGGTGTGCCCTGCACCCTGTGAGGGTTCTTGTGTACTTGGCATAAATGAGAATCCTGTATCCATCAAAAGCATTGAATGTGCTATCATAGATAAGGCTTTTGAGGAAGGGTGGATGGTGCCACGGCCTCCCCTCAAAAGGACCAG GAAAcgagttgttgttgttgggagTGGACCCGCTGGATTGGCTGCTGCGGATCAGTTGAATAAAAAGGGCCACTTTGTGACAGTGTTTGAGCGCTCTAATCGTATTGGGGGCCTGATGATGTATGGAGTTCCTAACATGAAGATTGAAAAATGGGTTGTTCAACGACGGGTTGACCTCATGCAAAAGGAAGGCATCAATTTTGTCGTTAATGCTGATATTGGAAAAGATCCTTTGTATTCCCTAGATCGGCTTCGAGAGGAGAATGATGCCATAGTTTTAGCTGTAGGAGCCACTATTCCAAG GGACTTACCTGTACCTGGACGGGAACTGTCGGGGGTCCATTTCGCCATGGAGTTTCTTCATTCAAATACAAAAAGTTTGCTTGATAGCAATCTTGAGGATGGGAAATACATCTCTGCCAAGGGTAAGAAGGTAGTTGTGATTGGTGGAGGTGATACAGGTACAGATTGCATTGGAACATCTATCCGGCACGGTTGTAGTAGCGTTTTAAATCTGGAGATTCTCTCTGAGCCTCCTCAAACTAGGGCTCCAGGCAACCCTTGGCCACAG TGGCCCCGTATATTGCGGGTAGATTATGGGCACGAGGAAGCTGCTGCCAAGTTTGGTAAGGACCCGAGATCTTATGAGGTATTGACTAAGCGGTTTGTGGGAGAGAATGGAGTTGTGAAAGGACTTGAGATAGTACGCGTGCAGTGGGAGAAGGATGCTAGTGGGAAGTTTCAACTTAAGGAAGTAGAAGGCTCTGAGGAGATTATTGAGGCAGACCTGGTCCTTCTAGCGATGGGCTTCCTTGGTCCCGAGTCG ACACTAGCAGACAAACTGGGCTTGGAGCGAGACAACCGATCGAACTTCAAGGCAGAGTATGGTCGATTCTCAACCAGCTTAGACGGCGTTTTTGCAGCTGGGGATTGTCGGCGGGGCCAGTCCCTGGTAGTTTGGGCTATCACAGAAGGTCGACAAGCTGCTGCACAAGTCGACAAGTATCTCactagagaagaagaagaagaagaccaaACCATCAATCAATTAAGACCAGATGACATTGTCACGAGGCAGCAAGATAGCATCAAAGAGACAGTAATGTCGTTGTTTAAGCTTCagctttttttattattcttttcTCGGGGAATGTTTTAG